The following coding sequences lie in one Gadus morhua chromosome 20, gadMor3.0, whole genome shotgun sequence genomic window:
- the pla1a gene encoding phospholipase A1 member A isoform X1 has protein sequence MMAWVGLLTPVHLSMATVLVAVVLGVEIERRDDECAHLNNTTFRQRHQLQVQYLLLTRANADCPRLFSQGDPVNHTQQATPFNCSRTTKLIVHGYRAMGSRPSWVEELARALLRAEDSNVLVVDWVFGASFAYNLVLENYKEVAVQVSTLINKLQDQGCKLESFHLIGVSLGAHVAGFIGTIFQGKIGRITGLDPAGPMFKRANLFDRLDPSDALFVEAIHTDSDYFGISIPVGHVDFFLNGGMDQVGCTRSNFDSVLVYFPVYGYVICDHMRALYVYISVLNGSCPLTGIPCSDYEEFLQGRCLSCNGPCPTIGLLKNSGITAAPLPTEQKFFLLTTSEPPYCANQVLLEVRVRRMEKRGELEATMRTDSLTTNHKFILDTESVVYRRVLVLPSPLCEVDSIQLKSTGLRFYRQGDIHVESVCITPIPAARPEEAMCVNNIDVRRGTPWSHDYVQVCEDY, from the exons ATGATGGCATGGGTAGGCCTACTAACCCCCGTTCACCTGAGCATGGCGACGGTCTTGGTGGCGGTGGTTCTGG GTGTCGAGATAGAGAGGCGAGACGACGAATGCGCTCACCTTAACAACACCACGTTCCGGCAGAGACACCAGCTCCAGGTCCAGTACCTCCTCCTGACCCGGGCCAACGCAGACTGTCCCAGACTCTTCAGCCAAGGGGACCCCGTCAACCACACCCAGCAGGCCACGCCCTTCAACTGCTCCCGGACCACCAAGCTCATCGTCCATGGATACAG GGCGATGGGCAGTAGGCCGTCCTGGGTGGAGGAGCTAGCCAGGGCCTTGTTGCGAGCGGAGGACTCCAACGTCCTGGTGGTGGACTGGGTGTTTGGCGCCTCCTTCGCCTACAACCTAGTGCTGGAGAACTACAAGGAGGTGGCAGTGCAGGTCTCTACTCTCATCAACAAGCTGCAG GACCAGGGCTGTAAACTGGAGTCCTTCCACCTGATCGGGGTGAGTCTTGGGGCGCACGTCGCAGGGTTCATTGGAACCATCTTTCAGGGCAAAATCGGACGAATTACAG GACTGGATCCCGCTGGTCCGATGTTCAAGAGAGCAAACTTGTTTGACCGTCTGGACCCCAGTGATGCTCTGTTTGTGGAGGCCATCCACACAGACTCAGACt ACTTTGGGATCTCCATCCCGGTCGGCCATGTTGACTTCTTCCTAAACGGGGGGATGGACCAGGTCGGATGCACACGCTCTAATTTCGATTCAG TTTTGGTGTACTTCCCAGTATATGGCTATGTGATCTGCGACCACATGAGGGCGCTATATGTCTACATCAGTGTTCTGAACGGCTCCTGTCCGCTGACGGGGATCCCGTGCTCCGATTATGAAGAATTCCTGCAGGGCCGCTGTCTGTCCTGCAACGGGCCCTGTCCAACGATAG GGTTATTAAAGAACAGCGGCATCACAGCGGCTCCTCTTCCTACAGAACAGAAATTCTTCCTGCTCACGACCTCCGAACCTCCATACTgtg CCAACCAAGTTCTCCTGGAGGTCAGAgtgaggaggatggagaagaGGGGTGAGCTGGAGGCGACAATGAGGACAGACAGCCTGACTACCAACCACAAGTTCATCCT TGATACAGAGAGTGTAGTGTATAGAAGGGTCCTGGTTCTTCCTTCACCTCTGTGCGAGGTGGACTCCATCCAGCTGAAGAGCACCGGGCTCCGGTTCTACCGCCAGGGAGACATCCATGTAGAGAGCGTCTGCATCACCCCCATACCTGCTGCCAG GCCAGAGGAGGCTATGTGTGTGAACAACATCGACGTGCGACGAGGAACGCCATGGTCACATGACTACGTGCAGGTGTGTGAGGACTACTGA
- the pla1a gene encoding phospholipase A1 member A isoform X2 produces MMAWVGLLTPVHLSMATVLVAVVLGVEIERRDDECAHLNNTTFRQRHQLQVQYLLLTRANADCPRLFSQGDPVNHTQQATPFNCSRTTKLIVHGYRAMGSRPSWVEELARALLRAEDSNVLVVDWVFGASFAYNLVLENYKEVAVQVSTLINKLQDQGCKLESFHLIGVSLGAHVAGFIGTIFQGKIGRITGLDPAGPMFKRANLFDRLDPSDALFVEAIHTDSDYFGISIPVGHVDFFLNGGMDQVGCTRSNFDSVYGYVICDHMRALYVYISVLNGSCPLTGIPCSDYEEFLQGRCLSCNGPCPTIGLLKNSGITAAPLPTEQKFFLLTTSEPPYCANQVLLEVRVRRMEKRGELEATMRTDSLTTNHKFILDTESVVYRRVLVLPSPLCEVDSIQLKSTGLRFYRQGDIHVESVCITPIPAARPEEAMCVNNIDVRRGTPWSHDYVQVCEDY; encoded by the exons ATGATGGCATGGGTAGGCCTACTAACCCCCGTTCACCTGAGCATGGCGACGGTCTTGGTGGCGGTGGTTCTGG GTGTCGAGATAGAGAGGCGAGACGACGAATGCGCTCACCTTAACAACACCACGTTCCGGCAGAGACACCAGCTCCAGGTCCAGTACCTCCTCCTGACCCGGGCCAACGCAGACTGTCCCAGACTCTTCAGCCAAGGGGACCCCGTCAACCACACCCAGCAGGCCACGCCCTTCAACTGCTCCCGGACCACCAAGCTCATCGTCCATGGATACAG GGCGATGGGCAGTAGGCCGTCCTGGGTGGAGGAGCTAGCCAGGGCCTTGTTGCGAGCGGAGGACTCCAACGTCCTGGTGGTGGACTGGGTGTTTGGCGCCTCCTTCGCCTACAACCTAGTGCTGGAGAACTACAAGGAGGTGGCAGTGCAGGTCTCTACTCTCATCAACAAGCTGCAG GACCAGGGCTGTAAACTGGAGTCCTTCCACCTGATCGGGGTGAGTCTTGGGGCGCACGTCGCAGGGTTCATTGGAACCATCTTTCAGGGCAAAATCGGACGAATTACAG GACTGGATCCCGCTGGTCCGATGTTCAAGAGAGCAAACTTGTTTGACCGTCTGGACCCCAGTGATGCTCTGTTTGTGGAGGCCATCCACACAGACTCAGACt ACTTTGGGATCTCCATCCCGGTCGGCCATGTTGACTTCTTCCTAAACGGGGGGATGGACCAGGTCGGATGCACACGCTCTAATTTCGATTCAG TATATGGCTATGTGATCTGCGACCACATGAGGGCGCTATATGTCTACATCAGTGTTCTGAACGGCTCCTGTCCGCTGACGGGGATCCCGTGCTCCGATTATGAAGAATTCCTGCAGGGCCGCTGTCTGTCCTGCAACGGGCCCTGTCCAACGATAG GGTTATTAAAGAACAGCGGCATCACAGCGGCTCCTCTTCCTACAGAACAGAAATTCTTCCTGCTCACGACCTCCGAACCTCCATACTgtg CCAACCAAGTTCTCCTGGAGGTCAGAgtgaggaggatggagaagaGGGGTGAGCTGGAGGCGACAATGAGGACAGACAGCCTGACTACCAACCACAAGTTCATCCT TGATACAGAGAGTGTAGTGTATAGAAGGGTCCTGGTTCTTCCTTCACCTCTGTGCGAGGTGGACTCCATCCAGCTGAAGAGCACCGGGCTCCGGTTCTACCGCCAGGGAGACATCCATGTAGAGAGCGTCTGCATCACCCCCATACCTGCTGCCAG GCCAGAGGAGGCTATGTGTGTGAACAACATCGACGTGCGACGAGGAACGCCATGGTCACATGACTACGTGCAGGTGTGTGAGGACTACTGA